In Firmicutes bacterium ASF500, a single genomic region encodes these proteins:
- the smc_4 gene encoding Chromosome partition protein Smc, whose amino-acid sequence MKFYIDSVLLWPKKSNLTYRRVKFEPNKINIITGSSRTGKSAIIPIIDYCLASGKCTIPVDAIRNACAWFGVLFTLNDEQLLLCRREPGNQITTGDMFILRDREITIPEVIETNTTLAEVKNVLNEMFSMSFLELDPTSKNFSTHPSYRDFMAFLFQPQNIVANADVLFYKADTTEHRQKLINIFPYALGAVTPKVLAARQELDKLKRQRERVVHDIDTIRDVSEGWRQEVAGWLAQAKEMGLTAFQVSETVRFEDQVEELTSIVEKAETDSELVSSNIKDLSTELVALRKEEQDLSSQLFSLQRRHVEMIQLKKSMGQYESSLQIQIQRLEISTWLRSLADSNNSCPFCNSVHSGINEKLDILCQAIEKIEQSAGNMQKIPAAFERELQVVEAEIGYCVEKLNAIRNRIHEESGQNAVVANKKYTLAGIAHFLGRMEASLQTFQRIGKNGDLENRLSDLEERIRVLESVVNESEIHRKVDAAIKYINQKTGEIIKNLDAEHPDNPVEFLIKDLTLKVKNASGRDDYLWEIGSASNWLAYHIATILSFQQFFQTRGNISIPNFLIFDQPSQVYFPQQSRKVVELAEKVKIDDEDKLAVQKIFMTMNKFLQDTKNAVQIIVMEHADEDIWGDIPASHLVERWRGNNKKLIPIEWL is encoded by the coding sequence ATGAAGTTCTACATAGACAGTGTGCTTCTTTGGCCCAAAAAAAGCAATCTCACCTATCGCCGAGTAAAATTCGAACCAAATAAGATAAATATTATCACTGGTTCATCAAGAACCGGAAAATCCGCAATTATTCCAATCATTGATTATTGCCTTGCTTCAGGAAAATGCACCATTCCCGTTGATGCCATTCGAAACGCATGTGCATGGTTTGGTGTACTATTTACTCTTAATGATGAGCAACTATTGCTTTGCCGCCGAGAACCCGGAAATCAAATTACTACTGGAGACATGTTTATTCTTAGAGACAGGGAGATTACAATTCCAGAAGTAATTGAGACAAATACTACTCTGGCCGAAGTGAAGAATGTCCTTAACGAAATGTTTTCGATGTCATTTTTAGAGTTAGATCCTACATCAAAAAACTTTTCCACTCATCCTTCATATCGAGATTTTATGGCATTTCTATTTCAGCCACAAAATATTGTAGCAAATGCTGATGTGCTATTTTACAAAGCCGATACAACAGAGCATAGACAGAAACTAATTAATATTTTTCCCTATGCATTAGGTGCCGTTACACCTAAGGTTCTTGCTGCAAGACAAGAACTGGACAAGCTCAAGAGACAGAGAGAACGTGTAGTTCATGATATTGATACAATTAGAGACGTTTCCGAGGGATGGAGGCAAGAAGTAGCTGGATGGCTTGCACAAGCAAAGGAAATGGGATTAACAGCTTTTCAAGTGAGCGAAACTGTTCGTTTTGAAGATCAAGTTGAGGAATTGACTTCAATCGTTGAAAAAGCAGAAACAGATTCCGAATTAGTATCCTCAAACATAAAGGATTTATCAACAGAGTTGGTTGCTTTACGCAAAGAGGAGCAAGACTTATCTTCTCAATTATTTTCTCTCCAAAGACGACATGTCGAAATGATTCAATTGAAAAAATCCATGGGCCAGTATGAAAGTTCTCTGCAAATTCAGATTCAACGACTTGAAATCTCAACTTGGTTGAGATCACTTGCTGACTCCAATAATTCGTGTCCCTTTTGCAATAGTGTACACTCAGGTATAAATGAAAAATTAGATATACTGTGCCAGGCCATTGAAAAAATAGAGCAATCTGCGGGTAATATGCAAAAAATTCCTGCAGCATTTGAAAGAGAACTGCAAGTTGTTGAAGCAGAAATCGGTTATTGTGTTGAAAAATTGAATGCAATAAGAAACCGTATCCATGAAGAGAGTGGACAAAATGCTGTTGTAGCAAATAAGAAATATACTTTAGCTGGAATAGCACATTTCTTGGGTAGGATGGAAGCCAGTCTTCAAACCTTTCAGCGCATAGGGAAAAATGGTGATCTTGAAAATCGCCTAAGCGATTTGGAAGAGCGAATTCGTGTGTTGGAAAGCGTAGTTAATGAATCTGAAATTCATCGAAAAGTGGACGCTGCCATAAAATACATCAATCAGAAAACGGGGGAAATTATTAAAAATTTAGATGCAGAGCATCCAGATAATCCTGTTGAATTTTTGATTAAAGATCTAACCCTTAAAGTTAAAAATGCAAGTGGACGTGATGATTATCTTTGGGAAATCGGTAGCGCCTCCAATTGGCTTGCGTATCATATTGCCACAATTTTATCTTTTCAACAGTTTTTCCAAACTCGAGGAAATATTTCTATTCCTAATTTTTTAATTTTTGATCAGCCAAGCCAAGTTTATTTTCCACAACAGTCTCGTAAAGTCGTTGAATTGGCAGAGAAAGTCAAAATTGATGATGAAGATAAACTCGCTGTTCAAAAGATTTTTATGACTATGAATAAGTTTCTACAGGATACCAAAAATGCTGTGCAAATCATTGTTATGGAACATGCAGATGAAGACATATGGGGAGATATTCCAGCTTCTCACCTTGTTGAAAGATGGCGTGGAAACAACAAAAAGCTTATCCCCATTGAATGGCTTTAA